The stretch of DNA CCTCTCGGAGTTCTTCCCGTATCCTTTCGAAAATGATGACGTTGGCATCCACCGCCATACCGATGGTAAGAATGATACCTGCAATACCAGGTAGTGTCAATACAGTACCCAACGAAGCCAATGCACCAAAAATGAAAATCATATTGAGCAATAGCGCTAAGATGGAAACTATCCCACCACCACCATAATAGGCAATCATAAAGGCCAAAAGAATGGCAAAACCAATCACCAGGGCCGTCAAACTTCGGCTGATGTTGTCTTTTCCAAGAGATGGACCAACTAAGTTCTCTTGAATGATCTTTGTCTCCGCAGGAAGGCGGCCTACCTGAAGGATATTGGAGAAATCTGTTGCCTCCTGAACGGTATAGTTACCGGTAATGGAAGAACTACCGCCTGTAATGGGTTCATTTACGGAAGGTGCAGAAACGACTTCATTATCCAAAAGAATGGCAATTTCACGTCGGTTATCCTGTGAAGCTTCCGTGGTCAGTCGCGCCCAGGTTTTAGCACCAGTACCGTCCATCCGCAAAGAAACACCAATGGCATTGGTATTAGGATCTGGAGACGGTGTAGCATCGGTTACATGATCACCTGAAAGGGGTGCTCCCTGGCGTTCTGTTTTAATACCGTATAGCTGATACTGCTCTGAATTATCACCCCCAGCTCCGGTCAGGCTTACCGGATCTTTTGACCAGTGAAAACTGAGGTCAGCAGGGAATAATGATTTGATCTCCTCACGACCAAGGTATTCAGAAATCACCCCAATCTTGTTCTTATCCGCATAACCGAACACTGCTGTGGCAGCATTGCTAGGGTTTAGCGATAAAACCTGAAATAAGGGACCGGTATTGGCATTGCTGTTATCATAAATTGTATCTATACTGGCAACGGTACCTGGAATGTCCACCCCTGAGGTGTCTTTTTGCGGAATCGTATCAATTCGCAAAATCTGCGGCACCAGGTTCACATTCTCTGTATTGGCAAGCCGTTGGTTAGCGGAAACAAATCCCTGAAAAATACCTGGATCATTTATCCGGTAAACCTTCCAAAATTCTAGCTTAGCCGTAGCCTGAAGGTAATTTCTTGCCCGTTCAGGGTTGTCAATACCAGGTAACTCTACTAAGATTAAATCTCGTTCTCTATCTAAGGAAACATTGGGCTGGGTAACCCCCAACTTATCGATTCGTTCTTTCAGTAATTTAAACGTAAGATCAACGGTCTCGTTGGATTTGGCACGTAAAATGGAGATGACATCTCCATCAGAAGTTTCGTAGTTGATTTCATCTCTCAAGGCCTCATTTCGCTGGAAGATCGGCGCGAGGCGCTGCTCTCCGCGGGCATCTCTCCAGGCATCTGCAAACAATGTGATAAAATCGGACTGTGCTTGTTTTTGGGCTTGGGTTGCTTTTTCTAACGCTTCAACAAAAGTGGGATCTTTCGAGTCATTGGCCAGGGATCTTAAAAACTCCCTGAGGTCTACTTGTAAAACGACGCTCATACCTCCTTTGAGGTCAAGGCCTAGCGCCAATTGTTGAGCTTTAAGCTCTTGATAAGTGTAGGATTTCAGCATCGGAATCCTGAAAACCTCTTCCGTGGACATTGAGTCCAGGAATTCGGTCCGTTTCGACTTCAAAACGGAATCCCTCAATTCTTCCTGGGTTTGGTCGGCTGCTGCTTTGGCGTAAGCCTCTGCCTCGCGTTCCACCTTATTGGTTGGAATCACGGTCAGATACTGAATCAACGTTACTACCAGCATTACGACAAGGAAGAATTTTACAACTCCTTTACCTTGCATAACTCGAAATTTTAAAAAAGTGTTAGAATAAAAGCGTTAAAAATATAGAGCGTAATTCTCCAGTCGGTACCCGTACGGCTACCTCAAGCGAAAAACTGGGCAAATATACGCCTTTTGAGGAATATGCAATAGTTTGTTCTACATTCTTACTACATTATCCGACCTATAGGCCCTGAAACGCTTATATAAAAGGGGGGTTAATGACAAAAAACAAGGCCATAATTGGTAAGGCCAACCGTTTTTTTATCCTGAAAAAGGCCCTAAAAACGATGGTTTTGCTTGCCTTGGAAGCCATCGGTGTCGGATGCCCCATCAAGCAGTACTGATCCTGTCAGACATTATTGCCCCAACAAATAACCCACAGCAAATAAGTCATAAGATTTCCTTTATTCCCCATAAAGTACGAAATTTACAGCGACAACCTTATGGATCGAGAAAACGTTATAACAAAACTTTTAAAACGAAAAACAGTAATAATGAAAAAACAATTTAAAACGAGTTTGCTAATTCTTTTCACTTTCGTATGTTTTGGGCTGAATGCCAATACGGATGATGGATGGGTCTCTTTATTTAATGGCAAAGACCTCAGCGGCTGGAAAAAACTCAATGGTGATGCTGAATACCGGATAGAAGGAGATGCCATTGTAGGGATTTCAAAACTAAAAACACCCAACACCTTTCTTTGCACAGAAAAAATGTACACTGACTTTATACTAGAAGTGGAGGTCAAAGTCCATCCTCTCTTGAACTCAGGTATTCAAATACGAAGTAACAGTCTTCCTGAATACCAAAAGGGCCGCGTTCACGGGTACCAGGTGGAGATCGACCCTAGCACCAGAGCCTACAGTGGCGGCATCTATGATGAAGCACGCCGTGGCTGGCTTTATCCCCTGTCAGACCATCCTCGAGGCCGCACTGCTTTTAAGAACGGCGAATGGAATAAATACCATATTGAAGCAATAGGCAATGAAATTCGCGTTTGGGTAAATGGCATCAACACGGCCAACCTCGTAGATGACATGACGGCCAAAGGCTTTATTTCGCTTCAGGTACACGCCATCAATAGAGAAGAAGAAAATGGCACGGAAGTAAGCTGGCGAAACATTCGCATTAAAACAGACAACCTGGAAGCTGACCGGATGACAATGGATCCAGATACCAAGGAATTAAATTTCATTCCTAATACGCTAACAAGTTATGAAAAACGGAAAGGTTGGCGACTACTTTGGGACGGAAAAACGACGAATGGATGGCGTGGCGCCAAATTGGAAAGCTTCCCTACCAAAGGCTGGAAAGTAGAAAATGGGGTATTGACGGTCCTACAATCTGATGGAGGTGAATCTACCAACGGCGGCGACATCGTCACCACGGAACAATTCGGTGATTTCGAATTATCTTTAGAATTCAACATCACTAAGGGTGCTAATAGCGGTATCAAATACTTTGTAGACCCAGAACTAAACAAAGGTCAAGGCTCTGCCATCGGCCCAGAATTCCAAATCCTGGATGACAAGGAACATCCAGATGCTAAAATGGGAATCAAAGGCAATCGTACCATTGGTTCCTTATATGATTTGATAACAGCGACCAACCTTTCAGTGCCCAACCGCGGAAAAGTATTTAATGGGGTTGGCGAATGGAACCATGCCCGCATTGTGTCCAAAGATAACCATATCGAGCATTGGTTGAATGGTTATAAAGTCGTTGAATACGAAAGAGGAACCCAAATGTGGCGAGCCTTGGTTGCTTATAGTAAATACAAGGATTGGCCGAATTTCGGAGAGCGTCCTCAAGGAAACATCTTGCTCCAGGATCATGGTAATACCGTTCATTTTAGGAGTATTAAGGTGCGGGAGTTGTAATTTTTTAGGACGTGGAGGTATTGGAGTGATAGAGGGATTGGAGGATTTTGACTTGTCTGGTTTAGGATTTCCCTCCGTTACCTCCACGCCTTCTCCAATACCTCTCCGTCCCCTAAACCCGACACGAAGCAGGAATCAAAAGCGATAAACCACCCCATCTATGCCTTCTCTCATTACCCAATTGTCATTTTCCCTGTTCATTGTCTTCCTACTAGGCTGCCTTGGTCTTTTGCTACATTGCAGCAACCCCGTCAAGGCCCAAACGGAGGCGCAAGCCGCTCCTATCCCTGACAGACGTAGTTTACTGAATCAATTGTGGCAGGCAGATACCATTTTGGTTGTTTATGGTGACCACCAGGCCGCCGCCTATTCCGAGCTGCTTGCTACCGTTCAGTTGAATCGCAGAGGAAAAACGGTCATTCTTAGAGGGCGGAAGGCATCCGAAGTAAGTGCGGCGGAGATGGCCCGTGTACCGAGTTTGCTGCTAGGCACCTGGATGGGAAATCCCTGGATCAAGCATGGATTATCGCGCCTACCCATACAATTAGCCGCCAATGGCATTCATTTCGACGATATTTCCTTTAGCACCCAAGAAACGATTTTCAAACTCTTCCCTTATCCCAATCCGGAAAACCCTCAAATGCCAATTTTCTTTATTACAGGAAATAAAGAGGAAGCGATTATTCAATTTTTAAAGGAAAATCATGGCCAGGATTGGGGCGATATTTTTTGGGGTAGTTGGGGATACGAACTCTATGATCAAGGCCAGCCTAAAATCCTGGGGTACCTTTCCGATACTTCCTGGCAAATGGATAAACGGATTCATTATGCTTTTTTAAAAAATGGCGATACCCTGGCCAACACCAAACATTTCACCTTTATCAACCAGCAGGCAGACCTTACGCCCACAGCAGTGCAACAATTACAAGCAGCTTGTGAGGCCAATTATGAGCGAATTCTCGCCTTCACAGGGGCAAAAGATCCGTCCCTATCTATTCCCTACCACCTCTATCCCAGCTCCGAAGCCAAAGGGCTCCAACTCAAAAATACAACGGTGGCACAAGTGGACCATAAGACCAAAACGGCGTATGTCGTAACTGCTGAATGGTTTAGCGGCATTTCGCAGCACCTGGAGTCAGCGCTGCTGCTCCGCGAGGTCTTGGGTACGCCAAAGTGGCTACCCTTTGAAAAGGGCTTAGCCACTTTTCTTAACCCTGGATGGTTTGAAAAAGGCTATCACCATTGGGCGCAAAGGTTATACCATGCCGATGCCCTGCCTACTTTAAATCAATTGCAACAAGACCAATGGTGGGAGACTACTTCCGAATTGGTCAAAACGATAAGTGCTGCTACTTTTGTGGATTTTTTGATTGCCCATTGGGGTAAGGACGAGTTTTTAAAAGCCTATACACATTGGACCCCTCAAACAGCAGAGATGGCCACTTTAATCCCTTTTTGGGAAACCTTTAAAGCTTCGCGATTTAAGGAAGAGGCAATTATCGTTTCCAATAAACTCAATTTGCCCTATTGCAAAGGTTTCAATTTTGCCCACGAAGGTTATCGGGTATACAATGGCTATGGTTCGGCCCAGGCTTTACAATCGATGGAAAAACTGCGACAATTGGGCACCAATGTCATTGGATTGGTTCCCTATTCCTTTATGCGCGATCCCAATACTCCCTCTCCTATCCCAAATGTAGAAGGGCCAGGCATGGAAAATGATGAATCCACCGTATTTTCTCATTACCACGCCAAAACACTCGGCCTGGCAACGATGCTCAAACCCCAAATTTGGCTAGGCGGAAGTTGGCCGGGCGACATCTCTTTTGATACAGATGAAAAATGGCATACTTTTTTTGACTACTATAGCCGTTGGATCATACACTATGCCCTACTGGCCGAAATACACCACTTTGACATCCTCTGCATTGGCGTTGAGTTTGTCAAAGCTACTACCCAGCAGCCAGAGGAGTGGCGAAAGTTGATTGCCCGGATTCGTCAGGTGTATAGCGGCCCTATTACCTACGCGGCCAATTGGGGAGAAGAATTCGAGCAACTAAGTTTTTGGAAAGACCTAGATTATATTGGCCTCAACTGCTATTATCCGCTTAGCAAAGCCGAACAAAGTAATAAAAAGGTATTAGCTGCTGCCTTTAAGGAGGTTATGAAAAAGGCCGAAAAAGTCAGTCGTGAGGCCCAACGCCCGCTTCTATTCACCGAAATTGGCTTCCGTAGCATCCAAAGCCCTTGGATCAACCCCCATGCTGAAGCGGAGGGTCGCGCCTTTAACGAAGACCACCAGGATTGGTGCTATGAAACGGTTTTTAAGGCGATAGAAGGCAAGGATTGGGTGCATGGCATTTTTTGGTGGAAATGGCCCAGTTATTTGGAATACCAGGGTAGAGAAAACACTAGTTTTACGCCGAATAAGAAAAAAGCGGAGGAGACGGTGAGGCGATATTTTGGGAAGTAGGTATCATCCTAGTGGTCAATTGTGGCGTAATATTAATAAAGCCCACCCCTTAGGTTTGCTAAGAGCATGTTTGGGGGTCACCCTTTTTATAGATTTTCAATCTCTTCTTTTGTTAATCCAGTGGATTTTATTATTATTTCTATCGGAACTTTGTTCTTTTTTAATTCAATCGCAACTTCTATTTTGCCTTCTATTTTGCCTTCTTTTCTACCTTCTATTTTGCCCTCTTCAATCCCTTTTTCTCTTGAAGTGTCAACCACATTCTTGAGATCTCTATAGTATTTTAGACTATCCTCATAGGCTTGTCTGTCCTCTAATGAAAAATTCGCTATTTCTGCGGCTTCAAATAGCTTTTTAAATATTTTATCTTGTAATGTTTTAGGTCTATTTTGTAGTTCTGATAAATGCCTTAGCACAAGTCCTACTGCCTCATTGTTTGAATAAGTCAGGTCTTCTATTTTATGTTTTTCTGGCAATAACTGATTCAAAAAATCAATAACCAATTCCTTATTCGGTTCGGTGCCAAATAATTTCTTGAATCCAAAATCAGTGAGTGGGTTAACAAACTTATCTTCTAATACCATCTTTGTTTGTATTTACCACAAAGATAAACATATTGTTTGATTATTTTTTGTTTTTAACCGCTAGAATGGCTATATTCAATTACTGTGTGGTTGGTTATAGCCACTGCGCTTAATAACGCCCAACACCCAGTTAATGTTTATATCATTTTTCCTCATCGACGTCCCTTAGAGCATGTTTGGAGGTCGCTTTTGTCGATAAAAAGCGTCAATTTTTTGATGAGACGATTTATCCCGAATTTACTTCGGGAAGGCGCTTTTTGAAGTGCATACCCTTAGGTACGGACGAAAAAAGCAACGAAGTATCAGCGAAAAAGAGATGGTTTTTAGCCCAAAGGGTGACCTCCAAACATGCTCTTAGGGCGCCTTCCATTTTATTAATAGTTCTCGAAAAGCCGCAGCTATAAAGGGTGAAAAGAAGTTTTTTTTATTTTTTCTGCTTTTACTGGTTACCTTTTTTCCGAAAATGCAATAAAGGGTATTACATCATTTGAAAAAAGAAAAAATGCAACGATACGCGCCTTTAATGTTCCTCCTTTTCCTAGTGCATGGGCTTACAGATATCCAGGCACAATCCATCAAAACGCAATTGCTTACATACCTCGATGCTTCTTTTGGCAAATTACCTATAACGCTGGCGGAGGCCTCCTATCAAGAAATAGCCCCCCCTGCCTACCAGGTGATGGCTGACACCGCTTTTAA from Saprospiraceae bacterium encodes:
- a CDS encoding PD-(D/E)XK nuclease family transposase is translated as MVLEDKFVNPLTDFGFKKLFGTEPNKELVIDFLNQLLPEKHKIEDLTYSNNEAVGLVLRHLSELQNRPKTLQDKIFKKLFEAAEIANFSLEDRQAYEDSLKYYRDLKNVVDTSREKGIEEGKIEGRKEGKIEGKIEVAIELKKNKVPIEIIIKSTGLTKEEIENL
- a CDS encoding DUF1080 domain-containing protein, with protein sequence MKKQFKTSLLILFTFVCFGLNANTDDGWVSLFNGKDLSGWKKLNGDAEYRIEGDAIVGISKLKTPNTFLCTEKMYTDFILEVEVKVHPLLNSGIQIRSNSLPEYQKGRVHGYQVEIDPSTRAYSGGIYDEARRGWLYPLSDHPRGRTAFKNGEWNKYHIEAIGNEIRVWVNGINTANLVDDMTAKGFISLQVHAINREEENGTEVSWRNIRIKTDNLEADRMTMDPDTKELNFIPNTLTSYEKRKGWRLLWDGKTTNGWRGAKLESFPTKGWKVENGVLTVLQSDGGESTNGGDIVTTEQFGDFELSLEFNITKGANSGIKYFVDPELNKGQGSAIGPEFQILDDKEHPDAKMGIKGNRTIGSLYDLITATNLSVPNRGKVFNGVGEWNHARIVSKDNHIEHWLNGYKVVEYERGTQMWRALVAYSKYKDWPNFGERPQGNILLQDHGNTVHFRSIKVREL
- the secDF gene encoding protein translocase subunit SecDF; protein product: MQGKGVVKFFLVVMLVVTLIQYLTVIPTNKVEREAEAYAKAAADQTQEELRDSVLKSKRTEFLDSMSTEEVFRIPMLKSYTYQELKAQQLALGLDLKGGMSVVLQVDLREFLRSLANDSKDPTFVEALEKATQAQKQAQSDFITLFADAWRDARGEQRLAPIFQRNEALRDEINYETSDGDVISILRAKSNETVDLTFKLLKERIDKLGVTQPNVSLDRERDLILVELPGIDNPERARNYLQATAKLEFWKVYRINDPGIFQGFVSANQRLANTENVNLVPQILRIDTIPQKDTSGVDIPGTVASIDTIYDNSNANTGPLFQVLSLNPSNAATAVFGYADKNKIGVISEYLGREEIKSLFPADLSFHWSKDPVSLTGAGGDNSEQYQLYGIKTERQGAPLSGDHVTDATPSPDPNTNAIGVSLRMDGTGAKTWARLTTEASQDNRREIAILLDNEVVSAPSVNEPITGGSSSITGNYTVQEATDFSNILQVGRLPAETKIIQENLVGPSLGKDNISRSLTALVIGFAILLAFMIAYYGGGGIVSILALLLNMIFIFGALASLGTVLTLPGIAGIILTIGMAVDANVIIFERIREELREGKSMLMAISDGFKNSYSAIIDANVTTILTAFVLAYFGLGPIKGFAVVLIIGVLSSLFTAVLVGRLMIDWWTSKGRSIGFDTNFSKNAFTNLNIDWLAKRKTAYMVSGIVILLGLVSMATRGFELGVDFKGGYSYNIAFENPVSADALRTSLTTSFEGNTPVVKVVDNANTFNVTTDYLIDEEEVANQPKPVDRVMDKLFAGVNAVAGGDLNENDFKNPEGRGTHVTSSSRVGPTIADDIKTSAFYAAIFALLLIFGYIFIRFSKWQYSLGAVAALFHDTLVVLAIFSIGHGIFPWTMEIDQAFIAAILTVIGYSINDTVVVFDRIREFMNLYSKKTKEEVINLAINSTVSRTIITSLTTLFMVAVLFIFGGASIKGFAFALLVGIVVGTYSSIFMATPIMSDLTDDLKPKEVEKSSTFSRAAAKAK